A stretch of the Nothobranchius furzeri strain GRZ-AD chromosome 5, NfurGRZ-RIMD1, whole genome shotgun sequence genome encodes the following:
- the stat3 gene encoding signal transducer and activator of transcription 3 isoform X2 produces MHLVCAFCSALHFLLETACVRMAQWNQLQQLETRYLEQLYHLYSDSFPMELRQFLAPWIESQDWAYAANKESHATLVFHNLLGEIDQQYSRFLQENNVLYQHNLRRIKQHLQSKYLEKPMDIARIVARCLWEEQRLLQTATTVSQNGQAAHPTGTIVTEKQQVLEHNLQDIRKRVQDMEQKMKMLENLQDDFDFNYKTLKSQGELSQDLNGNSQAAATRQKMVQLEQMLTALDQLRRQIVTDVGGLLTAMDYVQKNLTDEELAEWKRRQQIACIGGPPNICLDRLETWITSLAESQLQIRQQIKKLEELQQKVSYKGDPIIQHRPALEEKIVDLFRNLMKSAFVVERQPCMPMHPDRPLVIKTGVQFTTKVRLLVKFPELNYQLKIKVCIDKESGDVAAIRGSRKFNILGTNTKVMNMEESNNGSLSAEFKHLTLREQRCGNGGRTNSDASLIVTEELHLITFETEVYHQGLKIDLETHSLPVVVISNICQMPNAWASILWYNMLTNHPKNVNFFTKPPVGTWDQVAEVLSWQFSSTTKRGLTIEQLTTLAEKLLGPCVNYSGCQITWAKFCKENMAGKGFSFWVWLDNIIDLVKKYILALWNEGYIMGFISKERERAILSPKPPGTFLLRFSESSKEGGITFTWVEKDIGGKTQIQSVEPYTKQQLSNMSFADIIMGYKIMDATNILVSPLVYLYPEIPKEEAFGKYCRPEAAHEPEAGGDSTSTIQPYLKTKFICVTPTNSGNTSDLFLMSPRTLDSLDSLMPSEAEANQGHLDSLTLNMDVASPM; encoded by the exons GGCTTACGCTGCTAACAAGGAGTCACATGCCACATTGGTGTTCCACAACCTCTTGGGGGAAATAGACCAGCAGTATAGCCGCTTCCTGCAGGAGAACAATGTCCTCTATCAGCACAACCTGCGCAGGATCAAACAGCACCTGCAGAGCAAATATCTGGAGAAGCCGATGGACATTGCCCGGATTGTTGCTCGTTGTTTGTGGGAGGAGCAAAGGCTGCTGCAGACAGCCACCACTGTTTCACAG AACGGCCAGGCGGCCCATCCCACTGGAACAATAGTGACAGAGAAGCAGCAAGTTTTGGAGCACAACCTTCAAGACATCAGGAAGCGGGTGCAG GACATGGAACAGAAGATGAAGATGCTTGAAAACTTGCAAGATGATTTTGACTTTAATTACAAAACCCTGAAAAGCCAAGGCG AGCTGTCCCAAGACCTAAACGGAAATAGCCAGGCAGCTGCCACTCGACAGAAGATGGTTCAGCTGGAGCAGATGCTGACAGCCTTAGACCAGCTCAGGAGG CAAATCGTGACAGATGTGGGAGGCCTGCTGACTGCCATGGATTATGTACAGAAGAATCTAACTGATGAGGAACTTGCAGAATGGAAACGAAGGCAGCAAATCGCCTGCATTGGAGGCCCACCAAACATCTGCCTCGATCGTCTCGAAACATG GATCACATCCTTAGCCGAGTCCCAGCTCCAGATTCGTCAACAGATCAAGAAGCTGGAGGAGCTTCAGCAGAAGGTGTCCTACAAAGGAGACCCCATCATTCAGCACCGGCCCGCCCTGGAGGAGAAGATTGTGGATCTGTTCAGGAACCTCATGAAGAG TGCCTTTGTGGTTGAAAGGCAGCCGTGTATGCCCATGCACCCAGACAGACCCCTGGTCATTAAAACAGGGGTGCAGTTCACAACTAAGGTCAG GCTACTGGTGAAGTTTCCTGAACTCAATTACCAGCTCAAAATTAAAGTCTGCATTGACAA AGAATCTGGTGACGTGGCTGCAATTAGAGG ATCACGAAAGTTTAACATCCTTGGTACCAACACAAAAGTCATGAACATGGAGGAATCCAACAATGGCAGCCTTTCTGCTGAGTTCAAACACTTG ACCTTGCGGGAACAGAGATGTGGTAACGGTGGCCGGACTAATAGCGAT GCTTCTCTCATTGTAACAGAGGAACTCCATCTTATCACCTTTGAGACAGAAGTCTACCACCAAGGCCTGAAGATCGATCTGGAG ACTCATTCCCTGCCTGTGGTGGTGATTTCAAACATCTGCCAGATGCCCAATGCCTGGGCTTCCATCCTGTGGTACAACATGCTCACCAATCACCCAAAG AATGTGAATTTCTTCACCAAGCCTCCCGTGGGAACCTGGGACCAGGTGGCTGAGGTGTTGAGCTGGCAGTTCTCCTCAACCACCAAGAGAGGCCTGACCATCGAGCAGCTCACCACACTGGCTGAGAAATTACTCG GACCTTGTGTAAACTACTCCGGATGCCAGATAACATGGGCCAAGTTCTGTAAG GAAAACATGGCTGGCAAAGGCTTCTCCTTCTGGGTGTGGCTGGACAACATCATTGACCTGGTGAAGAAGTACATCCTTGCTCTGTGGAATGAAGG GTACATCATGGGTTTTATCagcaaggagagagagagggCCATTCTGAGTCCTAAACCTCCTGGCACTTTCCTGCTGCGCTTCAGCGAGAGCAGCAAGGAGGGGGGCATCACGTTCACCTGGGTCGAGAAAGACATCGGCG GGAAGACTCAGATCCAGTCCGTGGAGCCATACACCAAGCAGCAGCTCAGCAACATGTCTTTCGCTGACATCATCATGGGCTACAAGATTATGGATGCCACCAATATTCTGGTTTCGCCTCTCGTTTATCTCTATCCCGAGATTCCCAAAGAGGAGGCTTTTGGGAAATACTGCAGGCCCGAAGCGGCTCATGAACCTGAGGCAGGAGGAGACTCAACGAGCA CTATCCAGCCATACCTAAAGACAAAGTTCATCTGTGTCACCCC CACGAACTCTGGAAACACGAGTGACCTGTTCCTCATGTCACCGCGCACCCTGGACTCGCTCGACTCCCTGATGCCCAGTGAAGCTGAAGCCAACCAAGGACATCTGG ATTCCCTCACTTTGAACATGGATGTAGCCTCTCCAATGTGA
- the stat3 gene encoding signal transducer and activator of transcription 3 isoform X1, which produces MHLVCAFCSALHFLLETACVRMAQWNQLQQLETRYLEQLYHLYSDSFPMELRQFLAPWIESQDWAYAANKESHATLVFHNLLGEIDQQYSRFLQENNVLYQHNLRRIKQHLQSKYLEKPMDIARIVARCLWEEQRLLQTATTVSQNGQAAHPTGTIVTEKQQVLEHNLQDIRKRVQDMEQKMKMLENLQDDFDFNYKTLKSQGELSQDLNGNSQAAATRQKMVQLEQMLTALDQLRRQIVTDVGGLLTAMDYVQKNLTDEELAEWKRRQQIACIGGPPNICLDRLETWITSLAESQLQIRQQIKKLEELQQKVSYKGDPIIQHRPALEEKIVDLFRNLMKSAFVVERQPCMPMHPDRPLVIKTGVQFTTKVRLLVKFPELNYQLKIKVCIDKESGDVAAIRGSRKFNILGTNTKVMNMEESNNGSLSAEFKHLTLREQRCGNGGRTNSDASLIVTEELHLITFETEVYHQGLKIDLETHSLPVVVISNICQMPNAWASILWYNMLTNHPKNVNFFTKPPVGTWDQVAEVLSWQFSSTTKRGLTIEQLTTLAEKLLGPCVNYSGCQITWAKFCKENMAGKGFSFWVWLDNIIDLVKKYILALWNEGYIMGFISKERERAILSPKPPGTFLLRFSESSKEGGITFTWVEKDIGGKTQIQSVEPYTKQQLSNMSFADIIMGYKIMDATNILVSPLVYLYPEIPKEEAFGKYCRPEAAHEPEAGGDSTSTIQPYLKTKFICVTPCPSVFMDLPDSEPLGSGFLGTNSGNTSDLFLMSPRTLDSLDSLMPSEAEANQGHLDSLTLNMDVASPM; this is translated from the exons GGCTTACGCTGCTAACAAGGAGTCACATGCCACATTGGTGTTCCACAACCTCTTGGGGGAAATAGACCAGCAGTATAGCCGCTTCCTGCAGGAGAACAATGTCCTCTATCAGCACAACCTGCGCAGGATCAAACAGCACCTGCAGAGCAAATATCTGGAGAAGCCGATGGACATTGCCCGGATTGTTGCTCGTTGTTTGTGGGAGGAGCAAAGGCTGCTGCAGACAGCCACCACTGTTTCACAG AACGGCCAGGCGGCCCATCCCACTGGAACAATAGTGACAGAGAAGCAGCAAGTTTTGGAGCACAACCTTCAAGACATCAGGAAGCGGGTGCAG GACATGGAACAGAAGATGAAGATGCTTGAAAACTTGCAAGATGATTTTGACTTTAATTACAAAACCCTGAAAAGCCAAGGCG AGCTGTCCCAAGACCTAAACGGAAATAGCCAGGCAGCTGCCACTCGACAGAAGATGGTTCAGCTGGAGCAGATGCTGACAGCCTTAGACCAGCTCAGGAGG CAAATCGTGACAGATGTGGGAGGCCTGCTGACTGCCATGGATTATGTACAGAAGAATCTAACTGATGAGGAACTTGCAGAATGGAAACGAAGGCAGCAAATCGCCTGCATTGGAGGCCCACCAAACATCTGCCTCGATCGTCTCGAAACATG GATCACATCCTTAGCCGAGTCCCAGCTCCAGATTCGTCAACAGATCAAGAAGCTGGAGGAGCTTCAGCAGAAGGTGTCCTACAAAGGAGACCCCATCATTCAGCACCGGCCCGCCCTGGAGGAGAAGATTGTGGATCTGTTCAGGAACCTCATGAAGAG TGCCTTTGTGGTTGAAAGGCAGCCGTGTATGCCCATGCACCCAGACAGACCCCTGGTCATTAAAACAGGGGTGCAGTTCACAACTAAGGTCAG GCTACTGGTGAAGTTTCCTGAACTCAATTACCAGCTCAAAATTAAAGTCTGCATTGACAA AGAATCTGGTGACGTGGCTGCAATTAGAGG ATCACGAAAGTTTAACATCCTTGGTACCAACACAAAAGTCATGAACATGGAGGAATCCAACAATGGCAGCCTTTCTGCTGAGTTCAAACACTTG ACCTTGCGGGAACAGAGATGTGGTAACGGTGGCCGGACTAATAGCGAT GCTTCTCTCATTGTAACAGAGGAACTCCATCTTATCACCTTTGAGACAGAAGTCTACCACCAAGGCCTGAAGATCGATCTGGAG ACTCATTCCCTGCCTGTGGTGGTGATTTCAAACATCTGCCAGATGCCCAATGCCTGGGCTTCCATCCTGTGGTACAACATGCTCACCAATCACCCAAAG AATGTGAATTTCTTCACCAAGCCTCCCGTGGGAACCTGGGACCAGGTGGCTGAGGTGTTGAGCTGGCAGTTCTCCTCAACCACCAAGAGAGGCCTGACCATCGAGCAGCTCACCACACTGGCTGAGAAATTACTCG GACCTTGTGTAAACTACTCCGGATGCCAGATAACATGGGCCAAGTTCTGTAAG GAAAACATGGCTGGCAAAGGCTTCTCCTTCTGGGTGTGGCTGGACAACATCATTGACCTGGTGAAGAAGTACATCCTTGCTCTGTGGAATGAAGG GTACATCATGGGTTTTATCagcaaggagagagagagggCCATTCTGAGTCCTAAACCTCCTGGCACTTTCCTGCTGCGCTTCAGCGAGAGCAGCAAGGAGGGGGGCATCACGTTCACCTGGGTCGAGAAAGACATCGGCG GGAAGACTCAGATCCAGTCCGTGGAGCCATACACCAAGCAGCAGCTCAGCAACATGTCTTTCGCTGACATCATCATGGGCTACAAGATTATGGATGCCACCAATATTCTGGTTTCGCCTCTCGTTTATCTCTATCCCGAGATTCCCAAAGAGGAGGCTTTTGGGAAATACTGCAGGCCCGAAGCGGCTCATGAACCTGAGGCAGGAGGAGACTCAACGAGCA CTATCCAGCCATACCTAAAGACAAAGTTCATCTGTGTCACCCC GTGTCCCTCCGTGTTCATGGACTTGCCAGACAGTGAGCCGCTTGGGAGCGGATTCCTTGG CACGAACTCTGGAAACACGAGTGACCTGTTCCTCATGTCACCGCGCACCCTGGACTCGCTCGACTCCCTGATGCCCAGTGAAGCTGAAGCCAACCAAGGACATCTGG ATTCCCTCACTTTGAACATGGATGTAGCCTCTCCAATGTGA
- the stat3 gene encoding signal transducer and activator of transcription 3 isoform X3: MAQWNQLQQLETRYLEQLYHLYSDSFPMELRQFLAPWIESQDWAYAANKESHATLVFHNLLGEIDQQYSRFLQENNVLYQHNLRRIKQHLQSKYLEKPMDIARIVARCLWEEQRLLQTATTVSQNGQAAHPTGTIVTEKQQVLEHNLQDIRKRVQDMEQKMKMLENLQDDFDFNYKTLKSQGELSQDLNGNSQAAATRQKMVQLEQMLTALDQLRRQIVTDVGGLLTAMDYVQKNLTDEELAEWKRRQQIACIGGPPNICLDRLETWITSLAESQLQIRQQIKKLEELQQKVSYKGDPIIQHRPALEEKIVDLFRNLMKSAFVVERQPCMPMHPDRPLVIKTGVQFTTKVRLLVKFPELNYQLKIKVCIDKESGDVAAIRGSRKFNILGTNTKVMNMEESNNGSLSAEFKHLTLREQRCGNGGRTNSDASLIVTEELHLITFETEVYHQGLKIDLETHSLPVVVISNICQMPNAWASILWYNMLTNHPKNVNFFTKPPVGTWDQVAEVLSWQFSSTTKRGLTIEQLTTLAEKLLGPCVNYSGCQITWAKFCKENMAGKGFSFWVWLDNIIDLVKKYILALWNEGYIMGFISKERERAILSPKPPGTFLLRFSESSKEGGITFTWVEKDIGGKTQIQSVEPYTKQQLSNMSFADIIMGYKIMDATNILVSPLVYLYPEIPKEEAFGKYCRPEAAHEPEAGGDSTSTIQPYLKTKFICVTPCPSVFMDLPDSEPLGSGFLGTNSGNTSDLFLMSPRTLDSLDSLMPSEAEANQGHLDSLTLNMDVASPM; encoded by the exons GGCTTACGCTGCTAACAAGGAGTCACATGCCACATTGGTGTTCCACAACCTCTTGGGGGAAATAGACCAGCAGTATAGCCGCTTCCTGCAGGAGAACAATGTCCTCTATCAGCACAACCTGCGCAGGATCAAACAGCACCTGCAGAGCAAATATCTGGAGAAGCCGATGGACATTGCCCGGATTGTTGCTCGTTGTTTGTGGGAGGAGCAAAGGCTGCTGCAGACAGCCACCACTGTTTCACAG AACGGCCAGGCGGCCCATCCCACTGGAACAATAGTGACAGAGAAGCAGCAAGTTTTGGAGCACAACCTTCAAGACATCAGGAAGCGGGTGCAG GACATGGAACAGAAGATGAAGATGCTTGAAAACTTGCAAGATGATTTTGACTTTAATTACAAAACCCTGAAAAGCCAAGGCG AGCTGTCCCAAGACCTAAACGGAAATAGCCAGGCAGCTGCCACTCGACAGAAGATGGTTCAGCTGGAGCAGATGCTGACAGCCTTAGACCAGCTCAGGAGG CAAATCGTGACAGATGTGGGAGGCCTGCTGACTGCCATGGATTATGTACAGAAGAATCTAACTGATGAGGAACTTGCAGAATGGAAACGAAGGCAGCAAATCGCCTGCATTGGAGGCCCACCAAACATCTGCCTCGATCGTCTCGAAACATG GATCACATCCTTAGCCGAGTCCCAGCTCCAGATTCGTCAACAGATCAAGAAGCTGGAGGAGCTTCAGCAGAAGGTGTCCTACAAAGGAGACCCCATCATTCAGCACCGGCCCGCCCTGGAGGAGAAGATTGTGGATCTGTTCAGGAACCTCATGAAGAG TGCCTTTGTGGTTGAAAGGCAGCCGTGTATGCCCATGCACCCAGACAGACCCCTGGTCATTAAAACAGGGGTGCAGTTCACAACTAAGGTCAG GCTACTGGTGAAGTTTCCTGAACTCAATTACCAGCTCAAAATTAAAGTCTGCATTGACAA AGAATCTGGTGACGTGGCTGCAATTAGAGG ATCACGAAAGTTTAACATCCTTGGTACCAACACAAAAGTCATGAACATGGAGGAATCCAACAATGGCAGCCTTTCTGCTGAGTTCAAACACTTG ACCTTGCGGGAACAGAGATGTGGTAACGGTGGCCGGACTAATAGCGAT GCTTCTCTCATTGTAACAGAGGAACTCCATCTTATCACCTTTGAGACAGAAGTCTACCACCAAGGCCTGAAGATCGATCTGGAG ACTCATTCCCTGCCTGTGGTGGTGATTTCAAACATCTGCCAGATGCCCAATGCCTGGGCTTCCATCCTGTGGTACAACATGCTCACCAATCACCCAAAG AATGTGAATTTCTTCACCAAGCCTCCCGTGGGAACCTGGGACCAGGTGGCTGAGGTGTTGAGCTGGCAGTTCTCCTCAACCACCAAGAGAGGCCTGACCATCGAGCAGCTCACCACACTGGCTGAGAAATTACTCG GACCTTGTGTAAACTACTCCGGATGCCAGATAACATGGGCCAAGTTCTGTAAG GAAAACATGGCTGGCAAAGGCTTCTCCTTCTGGGTGTGGCTGGACAACATCATTGACCTGGTGAAGAAGTACATCCTTGCTCTGTGGAATGAAGG GTACATCATGGGTTTTATCagcaaggagagagagagggCCATTCTGAGTCCTAAACCTCCTGGCACTTTCCTGCTGCGCTTCAGCGAGAGCAGCAAGGAGGGGGGCATCACGTTCACCTGGGTCGAGAAAGACATCGGCG GGAAGACTCAGATCCAGTCCGTGGAGCCATACACCAAGCAGCAGCTCAGCAACATGTCTTTCGCTGACATCATCATGGGCTACAAGATTATGGATGCCACCAATATTCTGGTTTCGCCTCTCGTTTATCTCTATCCCGAGATTCCCAAAGAGGAGGCTTTTGGGAAATACTGCAGGCCCGAAGCGGCTCATGAACCTGAGGCAGGAGGAGACTCAACGAGCA CTATCCAGCCATACCTAAAGACAAAGTTCATCTGTGTCACCCC GTGTCCCTCCGTGTTCATGGACTTGCCAGACAGTGAGCCGCTTGGGAGCGGATTCCTTGG CACGAACTCTGGAAACACGAGTGACCTGTTCCTCATGTCACCGCGCACCCTGGACTCGCTCGACTCCCTGATGCCCAGTGAAGCTGAAGCCAACCAAGGACATCTGG ATTCCCTCACTTTGAACATGGATGTAGCCTCTCCAATGTGA